catagagcatatacaagtattgttatgcaagttgataactataattgaaactcttgaagagttttcaaaaggcaatagattatttgtttaaagaagttaaagtaaggaacttggagaaatctttgaccctgaaggaaagattcataaaagcagatagaagaaagcatatttcatcaagttttttctacactcatgagctcccaagaatggtgatatcaacatgcaacatgTTTGTTCAAGTAATACTACAATTGATTTATCCACCAAttctctaccaactacaactttcaagaagatgatgcTCAAGCTTGGAAAATGAAGATTCTACTCTCTaaattgatgttgtcattagggggagttaatacgcgacatactcttttttcctcacaaggttttgtcccactggttttccttgtaaggtttttaatgaggaatccataatgcgtattattagatatgtgtaccCTTTTTCCTTTACTACATTTTTTTCCTactgggttttatctagtaagattttaacgaggcacataatttacggacattcaagggggagtgttataaacaatttgtattatagtgaatttctaattatgtggagtccttgtatgatatggttaggaatcctacttggggaccaagtaaagttttccctataaataaagggttttccttcattgtaaataagatttgtgaaagatcaatgaatcatgaatatacttcaagataaataagaaatatttctcTTTTCCTTACTTTATTTGTCTTCTAActtcatatagtttcataacaataaattatttttattttgttttttcaaataacatttttttagtgtttactgtttttatttttattttcatatgttaTATTCATGAAATCTACGTATTAATTTACTAGAAATATATATGGACCGTGTCACGGGCCCAACatgaaaattatttaagttaGATTGATGTGATTcacaataactaaaaaaatatataataattatttgataatatttatCAAGGGAAGCCAAGCTTAGAAACATAGCTTTGCACTTATTTACATAAGTCTACAAAATGATTTTAGGAACTTGTAATTTGAATTCATCAGATATCACTTAATTGATCTTCTCCTTatttttatgaagattatatttgtatacatatatattgtatCTATTTTTATAGGCTTTCTATTGACTTGTTTCTACATTACAATGACGatagttatttaaaaaaattagtacaaGAAGAACATGAATAAAAAGAGATTGAGTTTTGTGTGATTgtcaaatttatatatagtataataattatatacatagaTACTTCTATTGAAAAATTAACACAAGTTGAAATGTTGATTTCTAAATGCAGTATATTTGGATACATAAGTAATCTATCGAATTTGAAAGGTTAATTAGGCAATACAAGTATAATTGGATACATTAatactattttttataaacaaatacaAGAGTCAACAGCAAGCCTCAAGTATTATAAGAAAAACTTGACCAAAAAGAGATTGAcgtttgttgatttttttaattttttttacaaccGAATACTTGCACACTTTTGTTACCTGCACATTCtattattttccattttttttatttttatcacaataactcataaaaaatgaagaaataacaaaaataaggtAATACTAattaaagatgtttctagaactatttaattttcttgttatgaTTCTTCCTAGATTTTTGTTTGCGTAAATTaacatttttacctttgatcatcatttacttcatatatagaaagatgtttctagaattattcattcttgatagatttttattAGAatgaattacatttttattcatggtcgtctttaatacaaatctatcatcctattcatttttatttgcaAAAGTTActttttagcattttttttcttttatatcaatctaatatatattattaattttatcacatttatttattttcaaatatattaagtaGATCAAAATAAAGATGTAAATAATTGATTCATGATaaacttttatataaaaaataaacatttttatgagcataatgaattaaaataatatttgaaattaactAAAGTAATAGttaaatagagtaataataaaataggtatcacaataactcacaaaagaaaagaaagtgaagtaataacaatataagttaatggtaataacaCTAACTTGCGATGTTtgtagaactatttaattttcttgttatcattcttgatagatttttgttagtgtaaaattatatttttgtccttgatcattattcacttcatatataaaaagatgtctctagaattatttattattttttaataaatttttgttagcgtgaaattacatttatgcccttAGTCGTCCTatacttcactcttctatataatagattAGATATTAGACATTTATGTacttttatgtcattttcaaataatatatgttacttcatctgtttcattttatatgatataagtGATTGTAGGAAAGTCAACagaatttcttatatgattttcACATATTCTTAGTTATCATTTTACTGtgattcatattattttttagttcttatgtcattttcaaacataATATGCAGTTTTCTTTgggaaaaatgacaaatatacccGCGAACTACCGTAAATGATATGCAGATAccttttgtcattcttttgggacattggtgtTTCTGTCGTCCATAAATTAGAGCATATATGCCCTTCACTCTAATTAAGGGGCAAGGGCACCATTGTACCCAAAGTATGACGGCAGGGGCATAAATGTCCCAAAATATGACGACAAGGGCatcaatgtcccaaaagtatgacaaCAAGGGCActaatgtcccaaaagtatgacgatAGGGGCACCAATGTCTCAAAAGTATGACGAAAGATATTTGCATACCATTTACAATAGTTCGGGGtataggtttagggttttaaatatgcaaattattttattttaataaaaaattgcgAAAGTGTgggagattttttttctttctttctaacattttttctaaaaattttcttcctatatattattgtataatgcaaagataaaataaaacgtGATAATAATTCTTgcttttaaaaatctttttgtttttaattttttttaaatataataattaagtactataataagtataaaattaatttttaaaattgtaaatagtttagaaaattataattagcttcaaaattatttgtgagcttataattttattttatatttgttaatttttgattttttaactacaataaattaaattatggagTTTttaagaggaagaagaaaatggttaatgagttttttaaaaaatcaaccgttttttattttttttcatgtataatttataatttatcatttttttcaaaaatttcgttatttaaatatttaatttttttttgctaccGTCTGTCATGTATCAATATGGGagtcatttttctaaaattttgttatttaaaatatagaaaagttttttttgttgCTACACaacattttttgattttttttttcatttataattttttaaaattttattatttaaatatgtaaaagttttatttGTGTTGCTACACAACtgtttttgattttcttttcatttattatttataatttattatttttctaaaattttgttgtaaatattttttaaaaaaatattgtgttgCAACCACTTGCCATgcgttatttatttaatattattttattaattaaataacaatttattatttaatcatattacatataattaattttaattatttaaaaatttcgtTTTTTGTGTTACTGTCTTCTTctgatatatacatatataaacccGTTTACCCTTGTAATGGGTTAGACCCGATTCTCATAATCTCTTACATTTCAAAATTTCTCTGTCAAATCATTTTTTAGATCATTTGGCATCGTAAACCCCACGAATcggtatttatttttctattcgAATGTTAGTTTCTTATACCTTTTGTTAATCATGTAATTTTTGGAGCAGCTGTATAGAAATTATATTCATTTGCTTTGTATGTAAGAATAATTTTGCAACTTTACTCTAAGCAATCATTTTAGACAACATTTTTTCCTGTATTTTGTGATTGTGTAGAAGCTCAAACAAGTTTGAATTGTTGAACCAATTTTAATCAATTTCGGCAATCCCTAGAATGTTTTTTCTTGATTGAAAATGGGATAAATAAATTGTAAGCATTTTGATTCTCTATCCATTCTGCATTATTCGAGGTGTAGAAActtgcttgttttttttttcagttacCTTGCGGCAGAGAACTATTTGGTGCGGGAGTAACCCATGAGTTGAATGTTTGGTTGAGTATTCTATTGCGCCTAGTAAAATAGGCATCCCTATACCTATGTATGTTTATTAGTGCCATTGAGGGGTAGCCGAAGGTTAGGTGTTAGTTTTTTTGTTGGTATTTGGGAAATAACCGTAACAATATGCATATACATTAGCCATCATTGTTTCTAGGCACTAGTGTATGTTATTGTTGAGAAGCAGGAAGAATTTGAACTACTACCAGATACGTGGCCTTTATATTGAAGGAACATTTTCATTAATCAAGATATGGGGAAAATGGAGTGTGTGCATTTCAAtccatatttttaatatacagGTATTATGACCTTAGTTGGAACTTGGAACTGAGTCTCCCAAATTGACAATCCATTAACCTCTTCTAGTTCTTATGCACATACTGTTATCCTTTTCTGTTTTTGCTATATTGTTGTTCATATCTGATCAATGTGAGTATAAGGAGTTAGAAGTCGGGTGTATAATTGATTTCTCATATGGTGCTTAATATGGCTATGGCTTGTGAGACCATTATTTTTTATCCTGTCCAGATAAACTAAGTTGGATGCACTGTTTTTTCTTCTCTGGGCACTAATTTGTGTGTTTTTAGAATGTCTACAAGTAGTGGTGAGCACTCTTTTGATGTAAAGGAGCTATTGGAGATTAGGGCAAGATGTAAAGAGGTAATATGTGCTCTTCAATCATATTGTAATATTTGTTATAGCATATCCATGGAAGTAATAACCCCACTTGTTTTGATTCATGAACAAGTTAAGTGCGGATTATAATTCATGTGTCATAATTAGGTGAATGACATTCACTGATGTATTTGCATTTTGTTGGATGATTGGTTAATTACGTTAgaatgtaaaatatttaaaatctaatactaaaaatatttttggatttagTTAAGTAATAACTAGTAAAAGACGGTTGAACTAACAAGTAATAAAACAACATTCTTTCCTTTCCACCTGCTTTGATCCATGCATTAGTACTACATGTACTGTTAATCTACCTTGAATTCAGCATAATATTATACCAGAATTACCGTGCAACTAATGCATGTGTTATGGAGTAACATGGAAACTAAGAGTGACAACCAAACGTCTGTCTAATGATCCGGAATTTGACAGTGGAAATAAATGGTTGAACACTTTTAAGTGAGAAATCTTATGTGCAGTAATTTTAACTGTACTGGCTTTGCTTGATTCAAAAATTTGGGAgtcattttttttgtggactAGTAGGAATGTTTTTCTAGTAAACCAAGTTGGAGTCGATTTGGGTATCTGACTTCTTATTTTAGTTTAGCCTGCTTGTATGTTCATACCTGCTGTACAAATTATTTTCTGATAATGACTTGATTTGTGGTAACTTTCTTGCTAGTTAGCTTTCTATACTTCCTTTAACTTCATTCTGTTTTTGGCAGCTTAGGAAAGAAAAGGATACGCTGAGGGGTTCACAAGGTCAGAGCGTTGAACTGATCAGAGTAATTTCAAATATCTTTATCTTTGTTTGTGAATCTTTTGGTTTCTATCTTTTGGCCGTTATCAAGTCATCTTCAAATGTTGTAGATTAATAAAGTTGTTTCATGCCCCAAATCCATGTGACTGGTATCTGGAACTCTACCCAACCCATGTAACCATCCTTAAATATGCACTCAAACAATGAATGCAAAACTATTGAAACACTCCAATCCAATCCTTTAACTATTAAAAATCATGCATGAATACAACCGttaaatcaacaacattcttcttttaaatgaaatattcatcaaaataaaaaagtctCATGCATGCATTCCATGTGAATAATAGTAAATACAACCCAAAAGAACTGCTATCTTCTATGGAGCCTCTATGACAAGAATTAAGCTTGGAAACCAGAGGCGGAGtcagaattttcaataaggggGTTCAAAATCTGTAGAAATAGATAGCTGAAGGGGGTTCGACATCAactatataaacatataaacttattttaaccatgcataaataatataattttctgccGAAGGGGGTAATGAACCCCTTGTATGAAGGTAGCTCCGCCCCTGTTGGAAACCGAGACAGGTCTCAGAATATAACAATCTAAGTTTCACATGCCTAATTTGTATCATACAACCGTTCCCCAAGATGTGACACAAGATTTAAAGAAATCAATTGACATGCATAGACATTGATATAATCAAGAGGCATTTATATAACAATTATCAATTTAGacattgaaatgaaatatcaaaataaacacATTTCAAAGTACTCATTTTAGCATTAAAGCTTAATCAAAATCATGTGAGATTTTATCATTTACCGTGAGTACTATACCTTCACCATCAAAATATGTAAAGTCAACTAGCTTATGTACCTAACAGTATTGTCAAAGGCGTGCTTAAGCCGTGAGGCAAGTCTCAAAATGGATTGAGTGCTTTCATGTCATCATCATGGTTCTAAGGCATATATATTTTTCCTCTCCTGgcgttttctttttttatattaaagctcacttttttttttgtgtagcGATTGAAGTCCCAACGGACTTTAGAGTTCTTTTTTTGCACTTTTTGCTTTTGATAAAACTGGTTCGTAGCAGCAAGTATATATATCCTACTTGGTCAGGTTGTGTCATCAAAGTTTTGTATGAATCGACTTAGCCATGGTACTAAAGTAGCACAATAGTACCCACTCATGGGACACTACCATAATCCTAACCATAAGGTAGGTCCTACGCCTACATCGGCATgtttagtctcatgtcattacaagGAACATGTTCGAAGCCAATCTCGGTGAATCTTGTAAGTCCCAAATTCTCAACCTTGACCTTCATAGTGAATCCAACCGTTTGagcaaaaatcaaataaaatcccTTCACAATTCATGCTATCATGCTAGAATATTCAACAAATAagtgctattttttttttggtgaaacaAAATGTTTTTTGATACCAAAAAAGTAAGTAATTACAAAACCATACAAATCTAGCTCAAAATCAATAAACCATACAAATCACtgaatcaagtaaaaaaaaacacagCTAATTCAGGTCTTTTTAGGAAATGATGCCTTACTTGATCTATCTTCTTCAAAGCTTCCTTCCACTTCTTTAGATCTTTTCCTCTAACATGAATATATAAGCCAATCACCTTGCAAACTCTATCACATTGGTATGGATTCTCCTCGAACGTAATAGTATTCCTTTCTCTCCATATAATATACACCATCATTGCAAAGACAcactacataaaaaatgatttttagcggcaattaattagcaattgtcgctaaatatatacttttagcggcaattaacactttttgtatatgtccctacaggctttagcgacattggatataatgacacttaactaatgccggtaaacacttttaacactctttattagtgtGTCTATTTATTGctgctaaaagttatttttgttgtagtgacaACTGTTTATTGCACAGTCCCATTACTCTTTCTTGCCCACATATTAGTCCATTCTAGCTCAACCTGCCAGGTTTCTATTTGCCTATTGATTCCCAACCATTTCGGTTCCTGGCCCACAATGCTCTAATTTCAGGACACTCAAAAAAAGGTCATTGAAGTTTCTGGGGCAACTGTACAGTAGCTACATTCCGGGGGCACTTGTATACCAAACTTCTTAATCTGTTGTAGCCAGTCTCCTCCAAGCTTCTAACCAAAGGATAAATTGATGCCTAGGATGAATGTTTGGTTGCAAAGGAATGCTCTTCCAATTCACTTTAGGATGCTTTGGTGTTAGATTGATGTACATGTGATGAATAGAGAACTTACTAGCTACCACCACTGCTTTTAACTTAGTTCCAGGGTCACCTGATCACATGACTGAAGTGCCTTCCTTGTCTCTAGGATCTTTCGTATTTTACCCAAGTGGCATTTGGTGGAATAGTACAGTGTTCCACATCCTCACCCtttatatagtatatatgtatCCTTTTGATCCAAAGACAATCTTTCTTTTCATGCATTGCTCATAACAGTTTGAGAAGAGCAGCAATATTCCAAACTTGGAGATTGATTATGTTTTGACCCCTACAACCTTTGGATAGGCATAATTTCTCCCATGACACCAATGCTTTCCTAGAGCTCAGAGTTGAACCAGTCCAAAGATAAGTTCTACATATTCCTTCAATCAGTTTCAGGATCCTCTTTGGCAGGACAAAGATTTTTAACCAGTAAGTCTGCATCCCAAAAGCTACTGATTTTAATAACTCGATATTCCTGCATAAGAGAGTAGTTTAGCTGTCCAACACCTTATTCTTTTAGTGATCTTTTCCACCAATGGCATACATTGAGCTATAGTGAGCCTCTTGGAGGATATAGGCACCCGTAGATATTTGAAAGGTATCTCACCTTCCACATCGCCCAATATAGATAAAATTGTTTGCTTCGTGTCAGGTTTCACACCAGTAATGTAAAGGGAGCttttctcattatttgcctGTAATCCAGAGACCATAGAGAATCTATTGAAAGCACCTTGCAGTAGTTGTATTGAACCTACATCAACCTTACAAAACATTAGTAAGTCATGTAAACCAAATTTGCATCACATCAAATTTTTTACACCTTGAATGGTACTTGAACCGAGGCTCCTGCAAAACATACAGCTCTCTTTGCAGGTACTCCATTGCTAGCACAAACAGGTATGGGGACATTGGATCTCCTTTCCTGATCCCCCTTTTTCCTTGAAAGAATGGTGTTAACCCTCCATTTATGATCAGCGAGTAGGATACAGTGGTTATGCATTCCATTAGCCATGCACAAATTTGAATGGAAATCCCAGCCCTTCAAGTAACTTCCTTATGAAATCCCATTTTATGGAATCATATGCCTTCCTCAAGTCCACTTTTATAGTACCTCTAGGTGACAGACCTTTCCTAGTGTACCATTTCAAAAGTTCATGACTGAATAAGATGTTATCAATTATAATTCTTCCTTCTATAAAAACAGTCTGGGAAGGACTTACTAGTATACCAACCATTGgcttaattttatttgtgaggATCTTTGTAATGACTGAATAAGATGTTATCAATTATACTTCTTCCTTCTATAAAAACAGTCTGGGAAGGATATCTAGTGTACCAACCATTGGCTTAATTCTATTTGTGAGGATCTTTATAATGAGTTTATATATGGTGAGCATGCAATAGGTCTATAATCCTTTACCTGGTTAGGGGTAGTTACTTTAGGAACTAAAGTAATGGCTGTACAACTAACCTCCTTAAACAGCTTATCAGTATTGAAGAGTTCCATCACAGCACCCACTACATCCTCTTTGACCACCTCCTAGTGTTTCACAAAGAACTCCATAGGAAAACCATCTATTCCATATGTTTTGTCCTTTAGCCATTCCCCTTAGAGCATCAACTATTTCCTGCTCAGTTATAGGGGCAATTAGACTGCATTTCCGATCATAGGATAAGAATGGATCTTTCCTGATAAGTTCAATATTTAGGCTTGGTATTTCAATAtgtaaaagttttcaaaaacgTTACCCTTCACATTTTAtgaaaatcatgacaaatagCACCTAAACTATTTACAAGGCAAGAACTGGTGCAATCCCAATCTGCTCGCCTCCACAAGTTAAGAAATACTTTAAACATGTTCTACATAAATCAGTTCAACAATATGAATTTCAGGAAAAACTTCGAGAGGTAGTGAGTTTCAACATACCTCGAATCACTTCCCAAAATTTACCCAAAGTATCTTTCACAATATACATATACGAGcttatatttatgtaaatcaATAATGCATCACAACAATACGAACTAAGTGTCAGACACTTGAATTTAACTTCATTAGTTCAGTAAGAATCACTATTTCTCAATTCGAAAGTCAAATCCTTGAGTTTTAACTCCAATTCGTCCACTACACGTGTTATGGAACCAAGTCACTCCTTTAGAAACTAAAAACGACACAGTTCATGAGAACACAACAATATTCATCTTCTTTATCAACAaacttttcaatttcaaaactagCTTTCTTGGGTTTCATGAAATCAGTATTAAAAATCTAAATCCTTCAATAGTTCAGTCTACGATGTCCATGGAACATGAGTGAAAGGAACGCCTCTTTGAAGTACCCTAGATTTTTCATGACTTGTGTACTTTAAAGGttcttgatattttctttacaGATCTATAATTTCCATGATGTTGGAGCATGAGGAAATGTATTTAATGAACCAAATGTACTACGCAATGCATTTAATACTTGCCTATAGCATTTATAAAGTTGGAgctctcccttctctctaaCTCCAACAACTTGTTCCAAACAATGAAATTTTCTCTCCCAAAATACCTTATAAAGGCTATTTAAGTTGGACACAACAAGTGATGGTGTGTTAttgatttcttaaattttttcaacACCAAGAGTGGCTTTTCAGCTGGATTTCACTCCCAGCATCTCCTTTGTTCCAAATTAGCATTCCAAGTTTACCTCCTGTTTCATtgtttctttctcatttttatcACAGGcagacataactttaattaatcccttcttttaatttttgcaGCCAATTCATTTCATGACATGTACCCTCTTAGTCCCAATGTCCTATCTTTTTATCTCATTATGTCTCAAGGTAATCAAGTCCCAGTTTCCTTCCATTTTTTTCTTGCTCATTTTGTCTCTATGTAATCCTATTTCCCCCTCTTAGTCACTGCCAAGTAATCCATCGATTCCAAATTTCCTTTCGTATCTTGCTAGCTGATCATTGATTTAATGATTATCCCCATTAATCATTGCTTATtcattgatatataattattccCCAAAAAATCAATGATAACGTTGATTCATTCAATTAATTCAACCACTTATCCCATGGAGTTATAATCTATTACAAGCTATACCAATATTAATGACAAGTGTTCCCATGACTTAGTTACGCTCGCGCGGGCCCCACATAACtcaaatttgattaaatttcatCCTTTAGCTCTAAATTTGTCCGAATTAATTATAGCAAATGGAAATGCCCCCCTCCCCACCCCCCGCCTCCAccatccaaaaataaaaagaagacaaGACAAGACTTTAGTTTTGCATTCCAATTAATAGTTACCCTTTACCCATGCCATTTAACTGCTTTTCTTTTCATGTATATTTTGGTACTTGCCCGTTACTTATGTACAGTCAAGTTTCTAACAATCAAATTATGAGGAACTGGCACACTTTCATCTATTACTCTTGTTAATCATGAGGTTTTATATGTTCTAGTGTAAcaagatatattattatttaaagcTTCTAATAATCTATATGTATGCTATATTtgtcttatgtttatttttataatcCATAAACTAGTGTAAAGAGGATGGTAAAGTTTGTCAGAAATTTGACTACACAGCAATTGGCAATCTTATCGTATGTTGGTTCTGGGAATGGAATAGAGTAGGCTCTAAAAACAACTATGAAGTATGAACTATATCTATTATCTTGTAAAGATATAATGTTAACACAACTTACTGTCATCACAAATTAATTTAGAGTAGTTGACCAGTGGACTGAAAATAACCACTATGAATATAACCAACTTGTGTTGTCAATCATGAACATTCTATTACCTAGTTGAAAATCTTGGAGACTAAGGTGAACATTTTACTATTTCTATTAAATCTATTTTACAGAAAATAGAACAGCATGTGCAGACATTATCTGAGGCCCGAGAAGAAGACAAATATCACACCCAGAAGCTGAAAAGTGAGCTGGAGAACTGTTCCCAAGAGATAGGTATCGCTCCAAAATATTCTTGTTACATTATATGTGacgtatttttattttacttggtAAACATTCCTTATTTTTACCTAAAGTATTCTCGGAGCCCCAGGCTGTAGAAATATTCAAAAAAGGAAGAGAATTCAAGCGTATGCCACTGAGAGGAGTGAAATGGTAGTTGACTGTTGATTCTCAAGTTGAAGTCATCTTTTGCCATCATATGAACGTTTAGCATTTTCGTTGGAGCAATATCACCTTTTATGAACGCGTATCATCTATTTCTAGGTGATATCTTTTGCTtttgttgctcggactcttcaaaaatgttgatGGGGGTGTGTATTAGATTCTCCAAAAGCAGTTATTTTTGGAGAGTCGACACAGGtgtgacaatatttttttgagagTTCGAGCAACAGTCTTTTGCAAACTATAACCTTTACTTTACTAGAAATTTTCGATAGGTCATACCCTTTATATTTTGTAGCTTGTCATATAAGATTGGTCCTCTTCTATAGTTAAAATTGtatctattttatttgttgttgacTTCAATTGCCCATTTTAGTTCCAACATTTCCAATATATTCGTTTTAGACTACCTGCAGGATCAGCTGAATTTGAGGAATGAAGAGATGGATTCTCTGAGTAAGTGTGTATGCAGCCTTCAATTGAAACTTGCAAACCTTGAAAACATGGAAGAAGAGGTTATAAGGTTAAGGGAAGAGTTGGAAATGTCAAATGCTGAACGGTTATATTTGTTGCAGCAATTGGAAAACAGAGAGTTAGAGATAGAGGGTTCAGCTTTGTGCATAGAGAGACTAGAGGAGTCAGTAGCATCCATAGGTCTAGAGCATCAATTCGAAATAGAGAGTATGAAGCTTGATTTGATAACCATGGAGCAGAATTATTTCAAAGCTAAGAAATCCCAGGATGAAACTGCTCAAGATAATGCTATGATGAATGGGCTTATTCATGACCTCCAACTTCAAATTTATGATGCAGAAAAAGTTATCGAAAGTTTGGAAAAGGAAAATGTAAATCTTAGGGAACAACTCCAGACGTCTGAAATGAATGCCAGAACATTTTCTGAAAAAGTAGAGGAGCTATTTCGTGGTTTGATAC
This portion of the Solanum pennellii chromosome 12, SPENNV200 genome encodes:
- the LOC107005533 gene encoding ELKS/Rab6-interacting/CAST family member 1 isoform X2, whose amino-acid sequence is MSTSSGEHSFDVKELLEIRARCKELRKEKDTLRGSQGQSVELIRKIEQHVQTLSEAREEDKYHTQKLKSELENCSQEIDYLQDQLNLRNEEMDSLSKCVCSLQLKLANLENMEEEVIRLREELEMSNAERLYLLQQLENRELEIEGSALCIERLEESVASIGLEHQFEIESMKLDLITMEQNYFKAKKSQDETAQDNAMMNGLIHDLQLQIYDAEKVIESLEKENVNLREQLQTSEMNARTFSEKVEELFRGLIPNNDDSSSSKEDASASSCCGDILGPLLIKLASLGPSDVDLTEKRKKMAGQIKNNESLVKQLKEELIMEKLKAKEESEDLAQEMAELRYQMTGLLEEERKRRACVEQLSLQRIAELEAQVEKERMKSFTEEDQSKSITVFRHVSEA
- the LOC107005533 gene encoding ELKS/Rab6-interacting/CAST family member 1 isoform X4; the encoded protein is MTCTLLVPMSYLFISLCLKKIEQHVQTLSEAREEDKYHTQKLKSELENCSQEIDYLQDQLNLRNEEMDSLSKCVCSLQLKLANLENMEEEVIRLREELEMSNAERLYLLQQLENRELEIEGSALCIERLEESVASIGLEHQFEIESMKLDLITMEQNYFKAKKSQDETAQDNAMMNGLIHDLQLQIYDAEKVIESLEKENVNLREQLQTSEMNARTFSEKVEELFRGLIPNNDDSSSSKEDASASSCCGDILGPLLIKLASLGPSDVDLTEKRKKMAGQIKNNESLVKQLKEELIMEKLKAKEESEDLAQEMAELRYQMTGLLEEERKRRACVEQLSLQRIAELEAQVEKERMKSFTEEDQSKSITVFRHVSEA
- the LOC107005533 gene encoding ELKS/Rab6-interacting/CAST family member 1 isoform X3 codes for the protein MPPIHFMTCTLLVPMSYLFISLCLKKIEQHVQTLSEAREEDKYHTQKLKSELENCSQEIDYLQDQLNLRNEEMDSLSKCVCSLQLKLANLENMEEEVIRLREELEMSNAERLYLLQQLENRELEIEGSALCIERLEESVASIGLEHQFEIESMKLDLITMEQNYFKAKKSQDETAQDNAMMNGLIHDLQLQIYDAEKVIESLEKENVNLREQLQTSEMNARTFSEKVEELFRGLIPNNDDSSSSKEDASASSCCGDILGPLLIKLASLGPSDVDLTEKRKKMAGQIKNNESLVKQLKEELIMEKLKAKEESEDLAQEMAELRYQMTGLLEEERKRRACVEQLSLQRIAELEAQVEKERMKSFTEEDQSKSITVFRHVSEA
- the LOC107005533 gene encoding ELKS/Rab6-interacting/CAST family member 1 isoform X1 produces the protein MSTSSGEHSFDVKELLEIRARCKELRKEKDTLRGSQGQSVELIRPIHFMTCTLLVPMSYLFISLCLKKIEQHVQTLSEAREEDKYHTQKLKSELENCSQEIDYLQDQLNLRNEEMDSLSKCVCSLQLKLANLENMEEEVIRLREELEMSNAERLYLLQQLENRELEIEGSALCIERLEESVASIGLEHQFEIESMKLDLITMEQNYFKAKKSQDETAQDNAMMNGLIHDLQLQIYDAEKVIESLEKENVNLREQLQTSEMNARTFSEKVEELFRGLIPNNDDSSSSKEDASASSCCGDILGPLLIKLASLGPSDVDLTEKRKKMAGQIKNNESLVKQLKEELIMEKLKAKEESEDLAQEMAELRYQMTGLLEEERKRRACVEQLSLQRIAELEAQVEKERMKSFTEEDQSKSITVFRHVSEA
- the LOC107005533 gene encoding ELKS/Rab6-interacting/CAST family member 1 isoform X5 gives rise to the protein MPKIEQHVQTLSEAREEDKYHTQKLKSELENCSQEIDYLQDQLNLRNEEMDSLSKCVCSLQLKLANLENMEEEVIRLREELEMSNAERLYLLQQLENRELEIEGSALCIERLEESVASIGLEHQFEIESMKLDLITMEQNYFKAKKSQDETAQDNAMMNGLIHDLQLQIYDAEKVIESLEKENVNLREQLQTSEMNARTFSEKVEELFRGLIPNNDDSSSSKEDASASSCCGDILGPLLIKLASLGPSDVDLTEKRKKMAGQIKNNESLVKQLKEELIMEKLKAKEESEDLAQEMAELRYQMTGLLEEERKRRACVEQLSLQRIAELEAQVEKERMKSFTEEDQSKSITVFRHVSEA